From Scomber scombrus chromosome 13, fScoSco1.1, whole genome shotgun sequence, a single genomic window includes:
- the LOC133992946 gene encoding myosin heavy chain, fast skeletal muscle-like isoform X2 yields the protein MSTDAEMECYGPAAIYLRKPERERIEAQAAPFDAKSSFFVVHKTEMYLKGTLVKRDGGKVTIETEGDKQELTVKEDEIFPRNPPKYDKIEDMVMMTHLNEPTVLYNLKERFASWMIYTYSGLFCVVVNPYKWLPVYDAIVVGGYRGKKRIEAPPHIFSISDNAYQFMHTDRENQSILITGESGAGKTVNTKRVIQYFATIAAIGSKKAEPTPGKMQGSLEDQIVAANPLLESYGNAKTVRNDNSSRFGKFIRIHFGSSGKLASADIETYLLEKSRVTFQLSAERSYHIFYQLMTGHQPQLLEALLITTNPYDYPMVSQGEITVKSIDDVEEFIATDTAIDILGFTGEEKQGIYKLTGAVMHHGNMKFKQKQREEQAEPDGNEVADKIAYLLGLNSADMLKALCYPRVKVGNEMVTKGQTVPQVNNSVSALCKSIYEKMFLWMVIRINEMLDTKQPRQYFIGVLDIAGFEIFDFNSLEQLCINFTNEKLQQFFNHHMFVLEQEEYKKEGIVWEFIDFGMDLAACIELIEKPMGIFSILEEECMFPKASDTSFKNKLHDQHLGKTKAFEKPKPKKGVPEAHFSLVHYAGTVDYNIQGWLDKNKDPLNDSVIQLYQKASNKLLCFLYAKHGAEEPSGGKKAGKKKGGSFQTVSALFRENLGKLMTNLRSTHPHFVRCLIPNESKTPGLMENFLVIHQLRCNGVLEGIRICRKGFPSRILYGDFKQRYKVLNASVIPEGQFIDNKKAAEKLLGSIDVDHTQYMFGHTKVFFKAGLLGALEEMRDEKLAHLVGMTQALARGYVMRKEFVKMMERREAIFSVQYNIRSFMNVKNWPWMNLYFKIKPLLKSAETEKELSAMKENYGKMQTDLATALAKKKELEEKMVSLLQEKNDLQLQVAAEVENLSDADERCEGLIKSKIQLEAKLKETTERLEDEEEINAELTGKKRKLEDECSELKKDIDDLELTLAKVEKEKHATENKVKNLTEEMASQDESLAKLTKEKKALQEAHQQTLDDLQAEEDKVNTLTKAKTKLEQQVDDLEGSLEQEKKLRMDLERAKRKLEGDLKLAQESIMDLENDKQQADEKIKKKEFETSQLLSKIEDEQSLGAQLQKKIKELQARVEELEEEIEAERAARAKVEKQRADLSRELEEISERLEEAGGATAAQIEMNKKREAEFQKLRRDLEESTLQHEATAASLRKKQADSVAELGEQIDNLQRVKQKLEKEKSEYKMEIDDLSSNMEAVAKSKGNLEKMCRTVEDQLSELKAKNDENVRQLNDINAQRARLQTENGEFSRQLEEKDALVSQLTRGKQAYTQQIEELKRHVEEEVKAKNALAHGVQSARHDCDLLREQFEEEQEAKAELQRGMSKANSEVAQWRTKYETDAIQRTEELEESKKKLAQRLQDAEESIEAVNSKCASLEKTKQRLQGEVEDLMIDVERANSLAANLDKKQRNFDKVLAEWKQKYEEGQAELEGAQKEARSLSTELFKMKNSYEEALDHLETMKRENKNLQQEISDLTEQIGETGKSIHELEKSKKTVETEKTEIQSALEEAEGTLEHEEAKILRVQLELNQIKGEVDRKLAEKDEEMEQIKRNSQRVTDSMQSTLDSEVRSRNDALRVKKKMEGDLNEMEIQLSHANRQAAESQKQLRNVQGQLKDAQLHLDDAVRGQEDMKEQVAMVERRNGLMIAEIEELRAALEQTERGRKVAETELVDASERVGLLHSQNTSLLNTKKKLESDLVQVQGEVDDAVQESRNAEDKAKKAITDAAMMAEELKKEQDTSSHLERMKKNLEVTVKDLTHRLDEAENLAMKGGKKQLQKLESRVRELETEVEAEQRRGVDAVKGVRKYERRVKELTYQTEEDKKNVHRLQDLVDKLQLKVKAYKRQAEEAEEQANTHLSRYRKVQHEMEEAQERADIAESQVNKLRAKGRDHGKTEHAE from the exons ATGAGCACAGACGCGGAGATGGAGTGCTATGGCCCGGCGGCCATCTACCTCCGGAAGCCAGAGAGGGAAAGGATTGAGGCTCAAGCCGCTCCTTTTGATGCcaaatcttccttttttgtGGTTCATAAGACAGAAATGTATCTCAAGGGTACACTTGTTAAGAGAGATGGTGGCAAAGTCACAATTGAGACTGAGGGTGATAAACAG gAACTTACTGTAAAAGAAGATGAAATCTTTCCCAGGAACCCTCCAAAGTATGATAAAATTGAGGACATGGTCATGATGACCCACCTCAACGAGCCTACTGTGTTGTATAACCTCAAAGAGCGTTTTGCATCCTGGATGATCTAC ACCTATTCTGggctgttttgtgttgttgtgaatCCCTACAAGTGGCTTCCTGTGTATGATGCTATAGTTGTCGGAGGATACAGAGGCAAGAAGAGGATTGAGGCACCACCTCACATCTTCTCCATCTCTGATAATGCCTATCAGTTCATGCACACAG ATCGTGAAAACCAGTCTATCCTGATCAC TGGAGAATCCGGTGCAGGAAAAACTGTCAACACCAAACGTGTCATCCAGTACTTTGCAACAATTGCAGCTATTGGATCCAAGAAGGCTGAGCCAACTCCTGGAAAGATGCAG GGCTCCCTTGAAGACCAAATTGTTGCAGCCAACCCTCTGCTGGAGTCCTATGGTAATGCCAAGACTGTGAGGAATGACAACTCCTCTCGTTTT GGTAAATTCATCAGAATCCACTTTGGCTCTTCTGGGAAGCTGGCTTCAGCTGATATTGAAACTT atCTGCTGGAGAAGTCCCGTGTAACCTTCCAGTTGTCTGCTGAAAGGAGCTACCACATCTTCTATCAGCTGATGACTGGCCACCAACCTCAGCTCCTGG AGGCTCTTCTGATCACCACCAACCCCTATGACTACCCAATGGTCAGTCAGGGTGAAATCACTGTGAAGAGCATTGATGATGTGGAGGAGTTCATTGCAACAGAT ACTGCTATTGACATTTTGGGCTTCACTGGTGAGGAGAAGCAGGGCATCTACAAGCTGACTGGTGCTGTGATGCATCATGGTAACATGAAATTCAAGCAGAAGCAGCGTGAGGAGCAGGCTGAACCTGATGGCAATGAGG tGGCTGATAAAATCGCCTACCTCCTGGGCCTGAACTCAGCGGATATGTTGAAAGCGCTATGCTACCCAAGAGTCAAGGTCGGAAATGAGATGGTAACCAAAGGTCAGACTGTGCCACAG GTCAACAATTCTGTCAGTGCTCTGTGCAAGTCTATCTATGAGAAAATGTTCTTGTGGATGGTCATCCGTATCAATGAGATGCTGGACACAAAGCAGCCAAGACAGTACTTCATTGGAGTGTTGGATATCGCAGGATTTGAGATCTTTGAT TTCAACAGCCTGGAGCAACTCTGCATCAACTTCACCAATGAGAAACTGCAACAGTTCTTCAACCACCACATGTTTGTCCTGGAGCAAGAGGAGTACAAGAAAGAAGGCATTGTCTGGGAGTTCATAGACTTTGGTATGGACTTGGCTGCCTGCATTGAGCTTATTGAGAAG ccaaTGGGCATCTTCTCCATCCTTGAAGAGGAGTGCATGTTCCCTAAGGCCTCTGACACTTCTTTCAAGAACAAGTTGCATGATCAGCATCTTGGCAAGACCAAGGCCTTTGAGAAGCCAAAGCCTAAAAAGGGCGTGCCTGAGGCTCACTTCTCCCTGGTTCACTATGCTGGTACAGTTGACTACAATATCCAAGGCTGGTTGGACAAGAACAAGGACCCCCTGAATGACTCAGTTATCCAGCTCTACCAGAAGGCCTCCAACAAACTTCTGTGCTTCCTGTATGCAAAACATGGTGCAGAAG AGCCTTCTGGTGGCAAAAAGGCTGGAAAGAAGAAGGGTGGTTCCTTCCAGACTGTGTCTGCTCTTTTCAGG GAGAACTTGGGCAAGCTGATGACCAACTTGAGGAGCACTCACCCTCATTTTGTCCGTTGCCTCATTCCTAATGAATCAAAGACCCCTG GTCTTATGGAAAACTTCTTGGTCATCCATCAGCTGAGGTGTAACGGTGTGCTGGAAGGCATCAGAATCTGCAGAAAGGGCTTCCCCAGCAGAATCCTCTATGGTGACTTCAAGCAAAG ATACAAAGTATTGAATGCCAGCGTCATCCCTGAGGGACAGTTCATTGACAACAAGAAAGCTGCTGAGAAGCTGCTAGGCTCTATTGATGTGGATCACACTCAATACATGTTTGGACACACAAAG GTGTTCTTCAAAGCTGGTCTGCTGGGTGCGTTggaggagatgagagatgaaAAACTGGCTCATCTGGTGGGCATGACTCAAGCTCTCGCCAGAGGATATGTCATGAGGAAAGAGTTTGTAAAGATGATGGAGAGGAG GGAAGCTATCTTCTCCGTTCAGTACAATATCCGCTCattcatgaatgtgaaaaacTGGCCATGGATGAATCTGTACTTCAAGATCAAGCCTCTTCTGAAGAGTGCTGAGACTGAGAAGGAGCTGTCTGCGATGAAGGAGAACTATGGGAAGATGCAGACAGACCTGGCTACTGCTCTAGCCAAGaagaaggagctggaggagaagaTGGTTTCCCTGCTGCAGGAAAAGAATGACCTGCAATTGCAAGTGGCTGCG gaaGTTGAGAACCTCTCAGATGCTGACGAAAGGTGTGAAGGCCTGATTAAGAGCAAGATCCAACTTGAGGCCAAACTCAAAGAGACAACTGAGAGactggaagatgaagaggaaatcAACGCTGAGCTGACTGGCAAGAAGAGGAAGCTGGAGGATGAATGctctgagctgaagaaagaTATTGATGACTTGGAGCTCACCTTGGCTAAAGTGGAGAAGGAGAAACATGCCACAGAAAACAAG GTGAAAAACCTGACAGAGGAGATGGCATCTCAAGATGAGTCTCTTGCCAAGTTGACCAAGGAGAAGAAAGCCCTCCAAGAGGCTCACCAACAAACACTGGATGATCTCCAGGCAGAGGAAGACAAAGTCAACACTCTGACCAAGGCCAAGACTAAGCTGGAACAACAAGTGGACGAT CTTGAGGGATCACTGGAGCAAGAGAAGAAGCTCCGTATGGACCTTGAGAGAGCCAAGAGGAAGCTTGAGGGAGATCTGAAACTGGCCCAGGAATCCATAATGGATCTGGAGAATGACAAACAGCAAGCTGACGAGAAAATCAAGAa GAAGGAGTTTGAGACTAGCCAGTTGCTCAGCAAGATTGAGGATGAACAGTCTCTTGGTGCTCAGCTTCAGAAGAAGATCAAGGAGCTCCAG GCACGTGTTGAGGAGCTGGAAGAAGAAATTGAGGCTGAACGGGCTGCTCGGGCAAAGGTGGAGAAGCAGAGGGCTGACCTCTCCAGGGAACTTGAGGAGATCAGTGAGAGGCTTGAGGAAGCTGGTGGAGCAACAGCCGCTCAGATTGAGATGAACAAGAAGCGTGAGGCTGAGTTCCAGAAGCTGCGCCGTGACCTTGAAGAGTCAACCCTCCAGCATGAAGCTACCGCAGCATCTCTCCGCAAGAAGCAGGCCGACAGTGTTGCAGAGCTGGGAGAGCAGATTGATAACCTCCAGCGTGTCAAGCAGAagctggagaaggagaagagcgAGTACAAGATGGAGATTGATGATCTCTCCAGCAACATGGAGGCTGTAGCTAAATCCAAA gGTAACTTGGAAAAAATGTGCAGAACTGTTGAGGACCAGCTGAGTGAGCTTAAGGCCAAAAATGATGAGAATGTGCGCCAGCTGAATGACATTAATGCACAGAGGGCAAGACTGCAGACAGAGAATG GTGAGTTTTCTCGCCAGCTTGAGGAGAAAGATGCTCTTGTTTCCCAGCTGACCAGGGGCAAACAGGCTTACACTCAGCAGATTGAGGAGTTGAAGAGACACGTTGAAGAGGAAGTGAAG GCCAAGAATGCCCTGGCCCATGGTGTTCAATCAGCCCGCCATGACTGTGATCTGCTCAGAGAGCAGTttgaggaggagcaagaggctaAAGCTGAGCTGCAACGAGGAATGTCCAAGGCAAACAGTGAAGTGGCTCAGTGGAGAACCAAATATGAGACTGATGCTATCCAGCGCactgaggagctggaggagtccaa GAAAAAGCTTGCCCAGCGTCTGCAGGATGCTGAGGAGTCCATTGAGGCTGTGAACTCAAAGTGCGCCTCTCTGGAGAAGACCAAGCAGAGGTTACAGGGTGAGGTTGAGGACCTCATGATTGATGTAGAGAGAGCTAATTCTCTGGCTGCCAACCTTGACAAGAAGCAGAGGAACTTTGATAAG GTCCTTGCAGAatggaaacagaaatatgaGGAGGGCCAGGCAGAGCTGGAAGGAGCCCAGAAGGAGGCTCGCTCTCTCAGCACTGAACTGTTCAAGATGAAGAACTCTTATGAAGAGGCTCTGGATCATCTGGAAACcatgaagagagagaacaagaaccTGCAGC AGGAGATCTCAGACCTGACTGAACAGATTGGTGAGACTGGAAAGAGCATCCATGAGCTGGAGAAATCCAAGAAGACCGTGGAGACTGAGAAAACTGAAATTCAGTCAGCACTGGAAGAAgcagaa GGTACACTGGAGCATGAGGAAGCCAAGATTCTCCGTGTTCAGCTTGAACTTAACCAGATCAAAGGTGAAGTAGACAGAAAGCTGGCAGAAAAGGATGAGGAGATGGAGCAGATCAAGAGGAACAGCCAGAGGGTGACTGACTCAATGCAGAGCACTCTCGATTCTGAGGTCAGGAGCAGGAATGATGCCCTGAGAGtcaagaagaagatggagggagatCTGAATGAGATGGAGATTCAGCTTAGTCACGCTAATAGGCAGGCTGCTGAGTCCCAGAAACAACTGAGGAATGTCCAGGGACAGCTCAAG GATGCCCAACTGCACCTTGATGATGCTGtcagaggacaggaagacatGAAGGAGCAGGTTGCCATGGTGGAGCGCAGAAATGGCCTGATGATTGCTGAGATTGAGGAGCTCAGAGCCGCTCTtgagcagacagagaggggacGCAAAGTGGCTGAGACGGAGTTGGTTGATGCTAGTGAGCGTGTTGGACTGCTTCACTCTCAG aacACCAGCCTGTTGAACACCAAGAAGAAGCTGGAGTCTGACCTTGTACAGGTTCAGGGTGAAGTGGACGATGCTGTTCAGGAATCAAGAAATGCTGAGGACAAAGCCAAAAAGGCTATCACTGAT GCTGCCATGATGGCTGAGGAGCTAAAGAAGGAGCAAGACACCAGTTCTCACctggagaggatgaagaagaaccTGGAAGTCACAGTCAAGGACCTGACGCACCGTCTGGATGAGGCTGAGAACCTGGCCATGAAGGGTGGCAAGAAGCAGCTCCAGAAACTGGAGTCAAGG GTTCGTGAACTGGAAACTGAGGTTGAAGCTGAGCAGAGGCGTGGAGTTGATGCTGTTAAGGGAGTCCGCAAATATGAGAGGAGAGTGAAGGAGCTGACCTACCAG ACTGAGGAGGACAAGAAGAATGTGCATAGACTTCAGGATCTGGTGGATAAGCTGCAGCTCAAAGTGAAGGCTTACAAGAGACAGGCTGAGGAGGCT GAGGAGCAGGCCAATACTCACTTGTCCAGGTACAGGAAGGTCCAGCATGAGATGGAGGAAGCTCAGGAGCGTGCCGACATCGCTGAATCCCAGGTCAACAAGCTGAGAGCCAAAGGCCGTGATCATGGAAAG aCTGAACATGCTGAATAA